A window of the Lolium perenne isolate Kyuss_39 chromosome 7, Kyuss_2.0, whole genome shotgun sequence genome harbors these coding sequences:
- the LOC127326274 gene encoding uncharacterized protein → MQDVEVADGLQLPIANHPSPANLPSHVAPSPANLHSSPHAAHAATAHAARHPPPAPARLSPLRRRPDARRPSPARFAATPLRRTPLRRKPLRARRRFDAALSSLTYSADRRLQRDPSPPLPAAIIADCQRGPSPPPPVRAKLIAYSFRPPGQSAFGGPDASFAEFDQIYNNAGATFGPVGPALDGPPQRVLSGVLHSFLSSGRAGVPFQPVPIPALGLSEGDKQCIRDRSCIMAHHILADQPEEYIQAQVNTLLHSLDIDNSYRTKNPLHGPYPEMEEYWNQSLSALRSGPMHNAAHNWAAEFGKQNNNPEGWVTEFGKQNNNPEGWITEFGKKNNNPEGWARSFEQQYGPNGWASEFEQVRAL, encoded by the exons GCTTACAACTCCCGATCGCTAATCACCCGTCGCCTGCTAATCTCCCGTCGCACGTCGCCCCGTCGCCCGCTAATCTCCATAGTTCGCCGCACGCCGCGCACGCTGCCACCGCGCACGCCGCCCGTCACCCGCCGCCAGCGCCCGCCCGCTTGTCGCCGCTTCGCCGCCGCCCGGACGCTCGCCGCCCGTCGCCAGCCCGCTTCGCCGCCACGCCGCTTCGACGCACGCCGCTTCGCCGCAAGCCGCTTCGCGCCAGACGCCGCTTCGACGCCGCCTTGTCGTCCCTCACCTACAGCGCCGACCGCCGCCTCCAGCGCGACCCGTCGCCTCCGCTACCAGCGGCAATCATCGCCGACTGCCAGCGCGGACCCTCGCCGCCGCCACCAGTGCGGGccaag CTTATTGCATATTCTTTTCGTCCTCCGGGGCAGTCTGCATTCGGAGGGCCAGACGCAAGCTTTGCAGAGTTTGACCAAATTTATAACAATGCAGGCGCTACCTTTGGACCAGTTGGACCAGCCTTGGATG GTCCACCACAAAGGGTCTTATCTGGTGTTCTGCATTCATTTCTTTCAAGCGGCCGAGCTGGCGTGCCATTCCAACCTGTCCCAATACCAGCTCTTGGTTTGTCTGAAGGTGACAAGCAATGTATACGTGATCGTAGCTGCATAATGGCACACCATATTTTGGCTGATCAACCTGAAGAATATATACAAGCACAG GTAAACACATTGCTGCATTCTCTTGATATTGACAATAGTTATCGAACGAAAAACCCCCTGCATGGGCCATATCCAGAGATGGAGGAGTACTGGAATCAATCCCTAAGTGCTTTGCGATCTGGCCCAATGCACAATGCTGCACATAATTGGGCTGCTGAGTTCGGCAAGCAAAATAATAACCCTGAGGGTTGGGTTACTGAGTTCGGCAAGCAAAACAACAATCCTGAGGGTTGGATTACTGAGTTCGGCAAGAAAAATAATAACCCTGAGGGTTGGGCACGATCGTTTGAGCAGCAATATGGTCCCAATGGTTGGGCCTCTGAGTTTGAACAGGTCAGAGCCTTATAA
- the LOC127326273 gene encoding uncharacterized protein: protein MREIAIVDSGHNTIFLRFFGESAYLLGDQLLSAEQNNAVVVASNMEVVHQSKSLDNTSATTVTFEPCAKCSQFNILEVVLRMDCIWYFDGFPSNKPAARRTPHRRTPPRHPPPRRPDARRPVARRPAARRPTHAAPPQAAPPHAAPTPAAPSSLTYSADRRLQRDPSPPLPAAIIADCQRGPSPPPPVRAKLIAYSFRPPGQSAFGGPDASFAEFDQIYNNAGATFGPVGPALDGPPQRVLSGVLHSFLSSGRAGVPFQPVPIPALGLSEGDKQCIRDRSCIMAHHILADQPEEYIQAQVNTLLHSLDIDNSYRTKNPLHGPYPEMEEYWNQSLSALRSGPMHNAAHNWAAEFGKQNNNPEGWVTEFGKQNNNPEGWITEFGKKNNNPEGWARSFEQQYGPNGWASEFEQVRAL, encoded by the exons ATGAGGGAGATCGCTATAGTTGATAGCGGACACAACACAATCTTCCTGCGTTTTTTTGGTGAGTCTGCTTATCTACTCGGCGATCAGCTGTTATCTGCAGAACAGAACAATGCAGTTGTTGTGGCCTCCAACATGGAGGTTGTTCATCAATCAA AGTCTCTTGATAACACCAGTGCCACCACTGTCACATTTGAGCCATGCGCAAAATGCTCTCAGTTTAATATTCTCGAAG TTGTTCTGAGAATGGACTGCATCTGGTACTTTGATGGATTTCCTTCCAATAAG CCCGCCGCACGCCGCACGCCGCACCGCCGCACGCCGCCCCGTCACCCGCCGCCCCGCCGCCCGGACGCCCGCCGCCCCGTCGCCCGCCGCCCCGCCGCACGCCGCCCGACGCACGCCGCCCCGCCGCAAGCCGCCCCGCCGCACGCCGCCCCGACGCCCGCCGCCCCGTCGTCCCTCACCTACAGCGCCGACCGCCGCCTCCAGCGCGACCCGTCGCCTCCGCTACCAGCGGCAATCATCGCCGACTGCCAGCGCGGACCCTCGCCGCCGCCACCAGTGCGGGccaag CTTATTGCATATTCTTTTCGTCCTCCGGGGCAGTCTGCATTCGGAGGGCCAGACGCAAGCTTTGCAGAGTTTGACCAAATTTATAACAATGCAGGCGCTACCTTTGGACCAGTTGGACCAGCCTTGGATG GTCCACCACAAAGGGTCTTATCTGGTGTTCTGCATTCATTTCTTTCAAGCGGCCGAGCTGGCGTGCCATTCCAACCTGTCCCAATACCAGCTCTTGGTTTGTCTGAAGGTGACAAGCAATGTATACGTGATCGTAGCTGCATAATGGCACACCATATTTTGGCTGATCAACCTGAAGAATATATACAAGCACAG GTAAACACATTGCTGCATTCTCTTGATATTGACAATAGTTATCGAACGAAAAACCCCCTGCATGGGCCATATCCAGAGATGGAGGAGTACTGGAATCAATCCCTAAGTGCTTTGCGATCTGGCCCAATGCACAATGCTGCACATAATTGGGCTGCTGAGTTCGGCAAGCAAAATAATAACCCTGAGGGTTGGGTTACTGAGTTCGGCAAGCAAAACAACAATCCTGAGGGTTGGATTACTGAGTTCGGCAAGAAAAATAATAACCCTGAGGGTTGGGCACGATCGTTTGAGCAGCAATATGGTCCCAACGGTTGGGCCTCTGAGTTTGAACAGGTCAGAGCCTTATAA